CAATAAGCTGAGCAATGATGGCCGTATCCGCCTGGATACCATGGTGAAGACCAATAACGGCTTTGAAATATCAGAGATTGATCTGCAACTACGCGGCCCCGGTAATATTGAAGGTACCCAGCAAAGCGGTGTGCTCGATTTAAAGGTAGCTAACCTGGCCACCGACCAGGAGTTGCTGATGCAGGTACGCAAATGTGTTGAAGAAATTTTTGAAAAGGACCCGCAACTCATCCATCCCGAAAACCAGATACTGCACCAGGTGAGCCAGTCAAAAAACGCGGGTTTATCATGGAATAAAATATCGTAAGGTCCATCCCGAATTTTTTATAAGAATGTGTAGCTAACGAGATTGGCATTATCACCAAGATAAAAAAGCTGCGAAGTGCCTAACCAGGCCGGTATCAACTCAAATTGTTAACAACCTTGCAATGTGGAGAAAATAAATCAAAAGCAGGGTTTAACTTTTTTGCTTTAATGCAGTCTTAATAATCAGATAACATTGATTTGCTGATATTTGTAAAAATTTATACACCATGAATTTTGAATTTGCTTACCTGATTGTGATAGCGTTACTAGGGCTTACCGGTATTTATTATCTCAGTCCGTATGAGTTAAATGTTACTGAAGAAGAGGATAACGAATAGTAAATCCTCAAAATATTTTACTGCCCGGGCAAGGTGTTTACCCGGTATAACACTGTTTTCTCTGCTGAGTTTAATTAATGGCAAAACGCGAAGTTGATATAGCTGTAATATCTGATGTGCATTTGGGCACCTATGGCTGCCACGCCAAAGAACTTTTGAAGTACCTTAAAAGTATAAAACCCAAAGCGCTGGTGCTTAACGGCGATATTATTGATATATGGCAGTTCAGTAAATCATACTGGCCCGAGGCGCACATGAAGGTGGTGCGCCGTATACTAAAGTTTGTTACTGAAGGCGTACCGGTTTATTACCTTACCGGTAACCACGACGAAATGCTGCGCAAGTTTGCCGATTTTAACCTGGGCGCTTTCCAGCTACTTAATAAAATGGTGTTGGATGTTGACGGCAAAAAAGCCTGGATATTTCACGGTGATGTTTTTGATGTTACCATGCAGCACTCCAAATGGCTGGCCAAGCTGGGTGCGATAGGATATGATTCGCTTATACTGCTCAATAGTTTTACCAACTGGTGCCTTAAGCTTATGGGGCGGCCTAAAATGAGCTTCTCGCAAAAGGTAAAGGCTAAGTTTAAGGATGCAGTAAAATTCATCAATCATTTTGAGCAGACCGCGGCCGATCTGGCGGTAGATAAACAATACGATTACGTAATTTGCGGGCACATTCACCATGCTGAGATCAGGCGTGTAAATTCAACTGAAGGCAC
This genomic interval from Mucilaginibacter defluvii contains the following:
- a CDS encoding UDP-2,3-diacylglucosamine diphosphatase, translating into MAKREVDIAVISDVHLGTYGCHAKELLKYLKSIKPKALVLNGDIIDIWQFSKSYWPEAHMKVVRRILKFVTEGVPVYYLTGNHDEMLRKFADFNLGAFQLLNKMVLDVDGKKAWIFHGDVFDVTMQHSKWLAKLGAIGYDSLILLNSFTNWCLKLMGRPKMSFSQKVKAKFKDAVKFINHFEQTAADLAVDKQYDYVICGHIHHAEIRRVNSTEGTGSVLYLNSGDWVESLTALEYHNGEWKIFRYKAEDFTEEPTADDDTDNEDLSERLNVNVLLEKFRQEQH